A section of the Chloroflexota bacterium genome encodes:
- a CDS encoding Dabb family protein gives MTLQHIVLFSFPEQLSAEDAAEMRAMVATWPAEIGNMSKLRFGTDLTGARTNSYSQLLYMEFPGADEMKAYQQHPVHQVFLRWVMDRRCTPLAFDYFLGAETVLIPEHRDHETEERQ, from the coding sequence ATGACCCTGCAGCACATCGTCCTCTTCTCCTTTCCCGAGCAGCTCTCGGCGGAGGACGCTGCGGAGATGCGCGCCATGGTGGCGACGTGGCCGGCGGAGATCGGCAACATGAGCAAGTTGCGCTTCGGCACCGATCTCACCGGTGCGCGTACCAACAGCTACTCGCAGCTCCTGTACATGGAGTTCCCCGGGGCCGACGAGATGAAGGCGTACCAGCAGCACCCGGTGCACCAGGTGTTCCTGCGCTGGGTGATGGACCGGCGATGCACCCCCTTGGCCTTCGACTACTTCCTTGGCGCGGAGACGGTGCTCATTCCTGAGCATCGCGATCACGAGACGGAGGAGAGGCAATGA
- a CDS encoding APC family permease, which produces MTETRVPPVEAAAGPAVVAGGSNQLARGALSTWDAIAISVSVLAPGMAMLLNVPGVALVAGGSTPLSFLLGGIGVLALAFVVIGFTRRMASAGYAYTYVSRSIGKESGFVAGWLYVFGLSSFVPMTMAGVAGLAINLLGLDITWWFPLFLIGMVLLVVLSIIRIKVTTQVQLLVGAITVALILIVDLVVIGKGGVSGNTLEPFTFGHTVSGGLNGVFYGIILGVTSYIGFETAADFGEETANPRRSIPIAIIAATGFAIVFYLLTTYAIVIGFGVDNGATAGADPYALKTVAQKFVAGPFPVLVEIGGMLSAFIVCLACATAGARTLFAMGREGVLPRWFGKTNPRFQTPVNATITVAVVSTAVAALVGFVYAQDAFGGAPNTIYYFFATLGTLAVILVYIMLCVGGMFFFRRTKASYNPVLHAVIPLIGALVFGAALYGSVNPAPPFPLNLTPYITVIWLVIGIVAVLVLRSQNPTAVERIGSILGEEGGEDAKLLG; this is translated from the coding sequence ATGACAGAAACACGAGTCCCGCCTGTCGAGGCGGCGGCGGGGCCGGCAGTTGTCGCCGGGGGTTCCAATCAACTGGCGCGAGGCGCGCTCAGTACCTGGGACGCCATCGCCATCTCGGTCTCGGTCCTGGCGCCGGGCATGGCCATGCTGCTCAACGTCCCAGGCGTTGCGCTGGTTGCCGGGGGCTCGACCCCGCTGTCATTCCTGCTCGGCGGCATCGGCGTGCTGGCCCTCGCCTTCGTGGTCATCGGCTTCACCCGCCGCATGGCCTCGGCGGGATACGCGTACACCTACGTGTCGCGGAGCATCGGCAAGGAGAGCGGCTTCGTCGCCGGCTGGCTGTACGTCTTCGGGCTGTCGTCCTTTGTGCCCATGACCATGGCCGGCGTCGCCGGGCTGGCCATCAACCTGCTCGGCCTCGACATCACGTGGTGGTTCCCGCTGTTCCTCATCGGCATGGTGCTGCTCGTCGTGCTCTCCATCATCCGGATCAAGGTGACCACCCAGGTTCAGCTGCTGGTCGGAGCCATCACCGTGGCGCTGATCCTCATCGTCGACCTGGTCGTCATCGGCAAGGGCGGAGTGAGCGGCAACACCCTGGAGCCCTTCACCTTCGGGCATACTGTCTCCGGCGGTCTCAACGGCGTCTTCTACGGGATCATCCTCGGCGTCACCTCGTACATCGGCTTTGAAACCGCCGCCGACTTCGGCGAGGAGACGGCCAATCCCCGGCGCTCGATCCCCATCGCGATCATCGCCGCCACCGGCTTTGCCATCGTCTTCTACCTGCTCACCACCTACGCGATCGTCATCGGCTTCGGCGTCGACAACGGCGCCACCGCCGGCGCGGATCCCTACGCGCTCAAGACCGTCGCCCAGAAGTTCGTCGCTGGCCCCTTCCCCGTGCTTGTCGAGATCGGCGGCATGCTGTCCGCATTCATCGTCTGCCTGGCGTGCGCCACCGCGGGCGCGCGGACGCTCTTCGCGATGGGCCGCGAGGGCGTGCTGCCACGGTGGTTCGGCAAGACCAACCCGCGCTTCCAGACGCCTGTCAATGCCACCATCACCGTGGCCGTGGTCAGCACCGCGGTGGCGGCGCTCGTCGGTTTCGTGTACGCCCAGGACGCCTTCGGTGGCGCACCGAACACCATCTACTACTTCTTCGCGACCCTCGGCACCCTCGCTGTCATCCTCGTCTACATCATGCTCTGCGTCGGCGGCATGTTCTTCTTCCGGCGCACCAAGGCGAGCTACAACCCGGTTCTGCATGCCGTCATCCCGCTCATCGGTGCGCTGGTCTTCGGCGCCGCGCTCTACGGCTCGGTCAACCCGGCGCCGCCATTCCCGCTCAACCTGACCCCGTACATCACGGTCATCTGGCTGGTGATCGGCATCGTGGCCGTCCTGGTGCTGCGCTCACAAAATCCCACCGCGGTGGAGCGGATCGGCTCCATCCTCGGCGAGGAGGGAGGCGAGGATGCCAAGCTGCTTGGATGA